From the genome of Kryptolebias marmoratus isolate JLee-2015 linkage group LG19, ASM164957v2, whole genome shotgun sequence, one region includes:
- the LOC108231754 gene encoding echinoderm microtubule-associated protein-like 1 isoform X1, whose amino-acid sequence MEGEQRGYPKRGDGICSREEKKRRRPSGSAEEQRSHGCPSAACSSHDDRSSAASGLDVADRLTYLEQRMQMQEDEIQLLKMALADVLKRLNISEEHQAAAAGGRRAAGAKARPVSLALPSRPPMVTSSAASLKKSSTLPSSSTTRNYSPTPPRSGVRSPSGSAMDSPCGSTKTRPTSAASTCKKVPEGKSKEVAVSVGTRRVTHCKVTMQIYLSPLARKTGSSEAVGSAVPTDRGPTEAPEPKRRANKPAMKKSTPSFTLNFQKTISGASTQQDTPSYKSPIKSPSQYFQICY is encoded by the exons atggaggggGAGCAGCGAGGCTACCCCAAGAGGGGCGACGGAATCTGCTCgcgagaggagaagaagaggaggaggccgTCGGGCTCGGCGGAGGAGCAGAGGTCCCACGGTTGCCCGTCAGCGGCCTGCAGCTCACACG aCGACCGCAGCTCGGCAGCCAGCGGCCTGGACGTGGCCGACCGGCTCACCTACCTGGAGCAGAGGATGCAGATGCAGGAAGATGAAATCCAGCTGCTGAAGATGGCTCTGGCCGACGTCCTCAAGAGGCTCAACATCTCCGAGGAGCATCAGGCGGCTGCTGCGGGAGGCAGGAGGGCAGCGGGAGCAAAAG CCCGGCCCGTGTCTCTGGCCCTGCCCTCCAGGCCTCCCATGGTGACCTCTAGCGCTGCCTCTCTGAAGAAGAGCTCGACGCTGCCCTCCAGCTCCACCACCAGGAACTACAGCCCCACGCCGCCCCGGAG tggtGTGAGGAGCCCGTCAGGGAGTGCGATGGACAGTCCATGTGGGAGCACTAAAACACGACCCACCTCTGCAGCCTCAACTTGTAAGAAGGTCCCGGAAGG TAAGTCCAAGGAGGTGGCAGTAAGCGTAG GCACAAGACGTGTGACACACTGCAAAG TGACTATGCAGATCTATCTGAGCCCCCTCGCAAGAAAGACTGGGTCTTCTGAGGCCGTCGGGTCTGCGGTGCCCACTGACAGGGGTCCCACGGAGGCTCCTGAGCCTAAGAGAAGGGCCAACAAGCCAGCGATGAAGAAATCAACACCGTCCTTCACCTTGAACTTCCAGAAGACCATAAGCGGCGCGAGCACGCAGCAGGACACGCCCAGTTACAAAAGCCCCATCAAGTCGCCCAGCCAGTACTTTCAGATTTGTTACTGA